The Zobellia alginiliquefaciens genome contains a region encoding:
- a CDS encoding glycosyltransferase → MRLSIIIPCYNMELYLKECVDSLLDQQMTETECEIIIVNDESKDATLKIAQDYSNKHSNIHIIDKKNAGVGAARNSGYDLAQGEYIYFLDPDDYVAEGTLPVLLQIANNNNLDILTFKTKSVVEKRYPVSDNLGDTLNTLIIEDGISYLAHRKHQNEIWWYLIKREFIKNTGIRFIEGKWMEDAILTAELFCQAKRMAHTNLDVHRYRILPTSAMRNKSPEHYNKVIYDNANAAHVFDKLIATVPKEHENAHACIKRLKTRQQSFVFFLMVRLMKSDISVSEIPAMLSDFEKIDAYPLKKFLGEDYHGIGYSCLVFVFNRKPLINPFIKMFRSFYSLTQ, encoded by the coding sequence CATGTTACAACATGGAACTTTATTTAAAAGAATGTGTAGACAGTCTTTTAGATCAACAAATGACAGAAACAGAATGTGAGATAATTATCGTAAACGATGAATCTAAGGATGCTACGCTAAAAATTGCTCAAGACTATTCCAATAAGCATTCCAATATCCATATAATTGACAAAAAAAACGCCGGAGTTGGTGCGGCCCGTAATTCGGGCTATGATTTAGCACAAGGGGAATATATTTATTTTTTAGATCCTGATGATTATGTTGCCGAGGGTACATTGCCCGTCCTTCTGCAAATTGCAAATAACAACAACCTAGATATTCTTACTTTCAAGACTAAATCTGTTGTAGAAAAGAGATATCCCGTTTCGGATAATTTGGGTGATACCTTAAATACTCTTATTATAGAGGACGGTATTTCCTATCTCGCGCACAGAAAACACCAAAACGAAATCTGGTGGTACCTCATAAAAAGAGAGTTTATAAAAAATACGGGCATACGTTTTATTGAAGGCAAATGGATGGAAGACGCTATACTTACTGCCGAGCTGTTCTGTCAGGCCAAAAGAATGGCGCATACCAACTTGGACGTACACAGATACCGGATTTTGCCAACGTCGGCAATGCGCAATAAGAGTCCGGAGCATTACAATAAAGTCATTTATGACAATGCCAATGCAGCCCATGTATTTGACAAGCTAATTGCAACTGTTCCCAAAGAACATGAAAATGCCCATGCATGTATTAAAAGATTAAAAACCAGACAGCAATCGTTTGTTTTTTTCCTTATGGTACGTCTAATGAAATCAGATATTTCGGTATCAGAAATTCCTGCTATGTTATCCGATTTTGAAAAAATAGATGCGTATCCCCTAAAAAAATTCTTAGGTGAAGATTATCACGGTATAGGCTATTCGTGCTTGGTTTTCGTATTTAATAGAAAGCCTTTGATAAATCCATTCATAAAGATGTTCCGATCTTTTTATTCTTTAACTCAATGA